From one Chryseobacterium sp. 3008163 genomic stretch:
- a CDS encoding FecCD family ABC transporter permease: MSNKFKTLCSVLVFAIICMAIINLNTGFLNLNLHDFLYNSENGQIAEIRANRVLVMLLAGISIPTSGFLMQEYFQNPLAGPDILGITSVASLSVAFYIFFSHSILLPEFLQNSFLSLSAIVGSLLLMLVLLSMSNKFQDKSYLIIFGFLVSAFAGAIVSLLQFYAENQSLKNYILWSFGANNMVSRNQIIVLSILVGIGLFCCFKTIKPLIGNSLGSSYAQSLGVNLNHLKILIIVTSSLLSASITAFLGPILFIGIIVPHFCRLIYNPSKLWQQWILNMFLGMLIMLIFSITAEKTQIPLNVISSLFGIPVILLMLLKQNKV; this comes from the coding sequence ATGTCAAATAAATTTAAAACCCTGTGTTCAGTCTTGGTCTTCGCAATCATCTGTATGGCGATTATCAATCTGAATACAGGATTTTTAAATTTAAATCTTCATGATTTTCTCTATAATTCTGAAAATGGACAAATCGCTGAAATCAGAGCTAATCGTGTTTTGGTCATGCTTTTGGCAGGGATTTCGATTCCGACATCCGGTTTTTTGATGCAGGAATATTTCCAAAATCCACTTGCTGGGCCCGATATTTTAGGAATTACATCTGTTGCAAGTTTATCCGTCGCTTTTTACATTTTCTTTTCGCACAGCATTTTACTGCCTGAATTTTTACAGAACAGCTTTTTAAGTCTATCCGCAATTGTTGGAAGTTTGCTTTTGATGCTCGTTCTGCTGTCAATGTCGAATAAATTTCAGGACAAATCATACTTGATCATTTTCGGATTCTTGGTTTCGGCGTTTGCAGGGGCAATAGTTTCTCTTTTGCAGTTTTACGCTGAAAATCAAAGTCTGAAAAACTATATTTTGTGGTCTTTCGGAGCGAATAATATGGTTTCGAGAAATCAGATTATCGTACTGTCGATTTTAGTGGGGATTGGATTATTTTGTTGTTTTAAAACCATCAAACCTTTAATAGGAAATTCTTTAGGAAGTTCTTATGCACAAAGTTTAGGAGTTAATTTAAATCATTTAAAAATATTGATCATTGTAACTTCTTCACTCTTATCTGCTTCTATCACAGCTTTTTTAGGGCCTATTTTATTTATAGGAATTATTGTCCCTCACTTCTGCAGATTGATTTACAACCCGTCAAAACTTTGGCAGCAATGGATTTTGAATATGTTTTTGGGAATGCTCATTATGTTGATATTTTCAATTACCGCTGAAAAAACTCAGATTCCATTGAATGTAATCAGTTCTCTGTTTGGAATTCCTG